The following proteins are encoded in a genomic region of Dyadobacter sp. UC 10:
- a CDS encoding M1 family metallopeptidase, which translates to MRIVLLVLPCLIVAMSSCQKQSSSPDKGVSLALNDRRKQTLKDIRYDVIFDIPSQKSQQIQGVIQITFNLNALDSALVLDFNADSSFVKHVRIKDKQVDYQFVNEHIIIPSRYLNEGGNSIQISFIAGNLSLNCSEDYLYTLFVPDRASTCFPLFDQPNLKASYQLTLKTPGDWEAVSNGKLISKAREGERGVYRFAETKPISSYLFAFAAGKFFKASKQIDGREMTMYYRETDTAKVNRNRDEVFELHAKSLAWLEDYTAVSYPFGKFDFVLLPSFQYGGMEHPGAVFYNESALFLDENPSVNRLMARASVIAHESAHMWFGDLVTMDWFNDVWLKEVFANFMAAKIVQPSFPEINHELRFLLAHYPNAYEIDRTRGTNPILQELGNLKNAGTLYGAIIYMKAPIVMRKLEKMIGADLMQQSLREYLRTYAFKNARWDDLIGIIDRQTPQNIAQWSNVWVKTPGMPAYEIGEKDYKTILTQVTDSVSGRIWEQPLTSKERDTQDGKLVFPNGDGIGYGYFRMDSLSKRYFITHYNEQDSIFSDPVFKGAMWVNIWEGFLRESQSNPEALIDDLLETLPKENNPLLIDYMLGILQTNWWIFAGQQIREAKQESAEKLIWKLLIDTKDKGIKTSYFRAFKNLVQTPPGLEKLRSLWNGKLDVKDLVLSEDDKISMAYELALKQPEVSGAVLQEQLRNTKNPDRKARFQFVIPALDSAETVRDRFFESLQNETNREKEAWVIEALGFLHHPLRARGAVKYLRPSLNILKEIQLTGDIFFPTRWLHGTFSGHSSREAAQVVNAFLAENQDYPQFLENKILQETDMLQRAAR; encoded by the coding sequence ATGCGGATCGTTCTTTTGGTGCTGCCTTGCCTGATAGTAGCTATGTCTTCTTGCCAGAAACAGTCTTCCTCACCCGATAAAGGGGTCTCGCTTGCGCTCAACGATCGCCGTAAACAGACACTTAAAGACATTCGTTATGACGTCATTTTCGACATTCCGTCACAAAAAAGCCAGCAAATCCAGGGTGTTATCCAAATTACTTTCAATCTGAATGCACTGGATTCTGCGCTTGTGCTGGATTTTAATGCGGATAGTAGTTTTGTAAAGCATGTCAGGATTAAAGACAAGCAAGTAGATTATCAGTTTGTAAATGAGCACATTATCATTCCTTCGAGGTATTTAAATGAAGGCGGGAATAGTATTCAAATTAGCTTCATTGCCGGAAATCTTTCACTGAATTGCAGTGAAGATTATCTCTATACCCTTTTTGTACCGGACCGAGCGTCGACCTGTTTCCCCCTTTTTGACCAGCCGAATTTAAAAGCCAGCTACCAGCTGACACTTAAAACGCCCGGTGACTGGGAGGCGGTTTCAAACGGAAAACTGATTTCCAAAGCCCGGGAGGGCGAGCGGGGTGTATATCGCTTTGCCGAAACCAAACCAATCAGTTCTTACCTTTTTGCATTTGCCGCCGGTAAGTTTTTCAAGGCTTCCAAACAAATCGATGGTCGCGAAATGACCATGTATTACCGCGAGACCGACACTGCTAAAGTGAACCGGAACCGCGATGAAGTTTTTGAGCTTCATGCCAAATCACTTGCCTGGCTGGAAGATTACACGGCTGTATCTTATCCTTTCGGGAAGTTTGATTTCGTGTTGCTGCCTTCTTTTCAATATGGCGGGATGGAGCATCCAGGGGCCGTTTTTTACAATGAATCTGCTTTGTTTTTGGATGAGAATCCGTCTGTAAACCGGCTCATGGCGCGGGCAAGCGTGATTGCTCACGAGTCGGCACATATGTGGTTCGGGGATCTGGTGACGATGGATTGGTTTAATGATGTGTGGCTAAAAGAAGTCTTTGCCAATTTTATGGCCGCCAAAATTGTGCAGCCCAGTTTTCCGGAAATCAATCACGAGCTGCGCTTTTTGCTGGCACATTACCCGAATGCGTACGAAATCGACCGCACAAGGGGTACCAATCCTATTTTACAGGAACTGGGAAACCTGAAAAATGCAGGGACTTTGTACGGAGCGATCATATATATGAAGGCGCCGATTGTGATGCGCAAGCTGGAAAAAATGATCGGAGCGGATTTAATGCAGCAAAGTTTGCGGGAATATCTCAGGACATACGCTTTCAAGAATGCGCGCTGGGACGATCTGATAGGGATTATTGATAGACAAACTCCGCAAAACATCGCGCAATGGAGCAATGTGTGGGTGAAAACGCCCGGCATGCCTGCTTATGAAATCGGAGAAAAAGACTACAAAACGATCCTGACACAAGTGACGGATTCGGTTTCCGGCAGGATCTGGGAGCAACCGTTGACATCAAAAGAGCGTGATACGCAGGACGGTAAGCTGGTTTTTCCAAATGGCGACGGGATTGGTTATGGTTACTTTAGAATGGATAGCCTCAGTAAGCGATACTTCATAACCCATTACAATGAGCAGGATTCAATTTTCTCTGATCCCGTTTTTAAGGGGGCGATGTGGGTCAATATCTGGGAGGGATTTTTGCGGGAGTCTCAATCCAATCCGGAGGCGCTCATCGACGACTTGCTCGAAACCCTGCCAAAAGAGAACAATCCCCTTTTGATCGATTATATGCTGGGCATTTTACAGACGAACTGGTGGATTTTTGCAGGACAGCAAATTAGGGAAGCAAAACAGGAATCAGCGGAAAAGCTGATCTGGAAATTGTTGATTGACACAAAAGACAAAGGCATCAAGACTTCCTATTTCAGGGCTTTTAAAAATTTGGTGCAAACGCCACCGGGGCTCGAAAAATTGAGATCGCTGTGGAATGGGAAGCTGGATGTGAAAGATCTGGTATTATCGGAAGATGATAAAATTTCGATGGCTTATGAGCTGGCATTAAAGCAGCCGGAAGTGTCAGGGGCTGTGTTACAGGAGCAGCTGCGCAATACGAAGAACCCCGACCGTAAGGCCAGATTTCAGTTTGTTATTCCTGCTTTGGATTCGGCAGAAACTGTGCGCGACCGTTTTTTTGAATCGCTGCAAAATGAAACTAACCGGGAGAAGGAAGCCTGGGTAATCGAAGCGCTGGGTTTTTTGCATCATCCTCTGCGCGCCCGAGGTGCAGTCAAATATTTGCGCCCGTCGTTGAACATTTTAAAGGAAATCCAACTGACGGGCGACATTTTCTTCCCTACCCGCTGGCTGCACGGTACCTTTTCAGGGCATTCATCGCGAGAGGCCGCGCAGGTTGTGAATGCATTTCTGGCTGAAAATCAGGATTATCCGCAATTTCTTGAAAACAAAATTTTGCAAGAAACGGATATGTTGCAGCGGGCAGCGCGATAA
- a CDS encoding VOC family protein produces MKLNAGIITAKMAETKEFYTKKLGFGVTFENEFYLLLHTPGKESEISFLLPDHPTQQPLFHKPFQGQGTYFTIEVKDVDSLYKELKKKGVEIQIDLRDEPWGDRHFAVTDPNGVGIDFVKYSPQAN; encoded by the coding sequence ATGAAACTGAACGCAGGAATTATCACAGCAAAAATGGCCGAAACGAAGGAGTTTTACACCAAAAAACTGGGCTTTGGTGTCACATTTGAAAATGAGTTTTATCTGTTGCTGCATACACCGGGCAAAGAGTCGGAGATCAGCTTTTTGCTACCCGACCATCCAACCCAGCAACCACTTTTTCACAAACCCTTCCAGGGCCAGGGAACGTACTTCACGATCGAAGTAAAAGATGTGGATTCACTCTACAAAGAACTGAAAAAGAAAGGAGTAGAGATACAAATCGACCTTCGCGACGAGCCCTGGGGCGACCGGCACTTTGCAGTCACTGATCCAAACGGAGTTGGCATTGACTTTGTGAAGTACTCGCCGCAGGCTAATTAA
- a CDS encoding AraC family transcriptional regulator: protein MKTFPNIRQLYTPIQPTVRQSAGHVSYQEFLPDPGLQSFIYCYWSLKTNQTLAEPFNYRVVADGCIDIFFELTNPVENFVMGFCKKYTEFPLENSFHYVGIRFLPSMFPQIFKVDASSLSNRFEELSNVIPATADFIASSFNERLSASEIVTRFDQYFSRLIAQVTFYDDNRFYNAVGLILQNAGVLNIENDIDTGLSSRQLRRLFEFYIGDTPKTFSKVVRFQNIFRAKPSQQSLRENKLFYDSGYYDQAHFIKEFKNFYGVTPSRAFGR, encoded by the coding sequence TTGAAGACGTTTCCTAACATACGCCAGCTCTACACACCTATCCAACCTACGGTACGCCAGTCGGCCGGGCATGTATCCTACCAGGAGTTTTTGCCGGATCCCGGATTGCAAAGTTTCATATACTGTTATTGGTCGCTGAAAACAAATCAGACACTCGCAGAACCGTTTAACTACCGCGTGGTGGCCGATGGCTGCATTGACATTTTCTTCGAGCTGACAAACCCGGTTGAAAATTTTGTGATGGGTTTTTGTAAGAAGTATACCGAATTCCCCCTTGAAAACAGCTTCCATTACGTGGGGATCCGGTTTTTGCCATCTATGTTCCCCCAAATTTTCAAAGTCGACGCTTCCAGTTTGAGTAATCGGTTTGAGGAATTGTCAAATGTAATACCAGCAACCGCCGACTTTATTGCTTCCAGCTTCAACGAAAGACTGAGCGCTTCTGAAATTGTGACCCGCTTTGACCAGTATTTTTCCAGACTCATTGCCCAGGTTACGTTCTATGACGACAACCGTTTTTATAACGCCGTCGGACTAATCCTTCAAAACGCCGGTGTCTTAAATATTGAAAATGACATCGATACCGGATTGAGCAGCAGACAATTACGTCGACTCTTTGAATTTTACATTGGAGACACGCCGAAGACTTTCAGCAAAGTAGTGCGGTTCCAAAACATTTTTCGCGCCAAACCCTCCCAGCAGAGCCTACGGGAAAACAAGCTGTTTTACGACTCCGGTTATTACGATCAGGCGCATTTCATTAAGGAATTCAAAAACTTTTATGGTGTCACACCCAGCCGCGCATTCGGCAGGTGA
- a CDS encoding DinB family protein — protein sequence MDNTELAAAYIKELEAEYSSTRKCLERIPFELFDYKPHPKSMQMGYLTLLVAEIPQWIKVMVEEGEVNFATYNHNQPRTTEELLEVFEDNMAGAKNALQSATDEVLSGTFYLKNGEEELYSQPIMEGISSSINHWVHHRGQLTVYMRLNDIQVPSIYGPSADDRTY from the coding sequence ATGGACAACACCGAACTTGCAGCCGCCTACATCAAAGAACTGGAAGCAGAGTACAGTTCTACGAGAAAATGTCTTGAACGTATTCCCTTCGAATTGTTCGACTACAAGCCACACCCGAAGTCGATGCAAATGGGCTATCTGACGTTGCTGGTGGCAGAAATTCCGCAATGGATCAAAGTGATGGTTGAGGAAGGGGAAGTGAATTTTGCTACCTATAACCATAACCAGCCGCGTACAACGGAAGAGTTGCTGGAAGTCTTCGAAGACAATATGGCTGGCGCTAAAAATGCGTTGCAAAGTGCCACAGATGAGGTACTAAGCGGGACATTTTATTTGAAAAATGGCGAAGAGGAGCTTTATTCTCAGCCGATTATGGAAGGGATCAGTTCTTCTATCAACCACTGGGTCCACCACCGCGGACAGCTCACAGTGTATATGCGGTTAAACGACATTCAGGTGCCGTCGATCTATGGGCCGTCGGCGGATGACAGGACTTACTAG
- a CDS encoding type II toxin-antitoxin system RelE family toxin codes for MEVVYKRKFLKEISKLSPKIQSGVKVILDRLKEASDLESSGIDYVFIAGQKAGQNYYRIRVGNYRIGIEYVRPDVIVILIASRGDV; via the coding sequence ATGGAAGTAGTTTACAAAAGAAAATTCCTGAAAGAAATTTCGAAGCTATCCCCCAAAATTCAGTCGGGCGTAAAGGTAATCTTAGACAGGCTGAAAGAGGCCTCAGATCTGGAATCCTCAGGTATAGACTACGTGTTTATAGCTGGCCAGAAAGCTGGTCAAAACTATTACAGAATACGCGTGGGAAACTATCGAATCGGCATTGAATATGTGCGGCCCGATGTGATTGTTATATTAATCGCTTCACGCGGTGACGTTTAG
- a CDS encoding C10 family peptidase — translation MKKFNWVLSAIFLFVASCQQPDNVNSSGDLSAHRDERQDNAIQIAKNFDLLSAVISNRSESSKNARTGNKERSVKRIRTFSDAQQNPLYQVITYNEGGFIIVSAEKKARPILAFSDTNDFPIDQEFPAGVKEVMNSYGESIQQLRLKGGDTDPNISSEWERLENTVAITKLAEQSKNSGGRVLDAPVDPGCQDSQIYVTLNTASWGQTHKWNSYMPLQLMYGCTGLPNGRMYTGCVATAMAEVMNYHKHPSVIHWNLMGPNSSETAYLMRQAANSVNMMYNCNGSGAYLSAVPAALIGSFGYSPQTTWSNSFNAGTVENEILNFARPVILGGVKANSGGHAWVCDGYYQYISCTSSNGPLFHMNWGWDGNANGFYAPSAADPSNQGLYFTQLEMVTSIKKP, via the coding sequence ATGAAAAAGTTTAACTGGGTACTCTCCGCAATTTTCCTTTTCGTAGCTTCCTGTCAGCAGCCGGATAATGTCAATTCGTCTGGTGATTTGAGTGCGCACAGGGATGAAAGGCAGGACAATGCAATACAGATCGCAAAGAATTTTGACTTATTGTCTGCTGTTATTAGTAACAGAAGCGAGTCAAGCAAGAATGCAAGAACAGGCAACAAAGAAAGAAGTGTAAAAAGGATCAGGACATTTAGTGACGCACAGCAAAACCCTCTTTATCAAGTTATTACCTATAATGAAGGAGGGTTTATCATTGTGTCAGCCGAGAAAAAGGCCCGACCTATTTTAGCATTTTCAGATACGAATGATTTTCCGATTGACCAGGAATTTCCTGCCGGGGTAAAAGAAGTCATGAACAGCTACGGAGAGTCGATTCAACAACTTCGGTTGAAAGGCGGCGATACTGACCCGAATATCAGCAGTGAATGGGAAAGATTGGAAAATACCGTTGCAATAACTAAGCTGGCCGAGCAAAGCAAAAATTCAGGAGGAAGAGTTTTGGATGCACCTGTTGATCCCGGTTGCCAGGATTCCCAAATCTATGTAACTCTGAACACCGCATCTTGGGGCCAAACTCATAAGTGGAATAGCTATATGCCATTACAATTGATGTATGGTTGTACAGGTCTGCCCAATGGACGAATGTATACCGGATGTGTGGCAACCGCAATGGCCGAAGTGATGAATTACCATAAACATCCAAGTGTCATCCATTGGAACCTGATGGGGCCAAATTCATCCGAAACAGCTTATCTTATGCGGCAGGCAGCCAATAGCGTCAATATGATGTATAATTGCAATGGTTCCGGGGCCTATCTATCCGCTGTTCCTGCCGCTCTTATTGGCTCTTTCGGCTATTCACCTCAAACCACCTGGTCCAATTCATTCAATGCAGGCACCGTGGAAAATGAAATTTTAAACTTTGCAAGACCTGTAATTCTTGGGGGTGTAAAAGCAAATTCGGGCGGGCACGCCTGGGTTTGTGATGGGTATTACCAGTATATATCCTGCACTTCATCTAATGGACCTTTATTTCATATGAATTGGGGCTGGGACGGCAACGCAAATGGCTTTTATGCTCCTTCAGCGGCAGATCCATCTAACCAAGGGCTGTATTTTACTCAGTTAGAGATGGTCACATCTATCAAAAAGCCTTAA
- a CDS encoding beta-L-arabinofuranosidase domain-containing protein, with translation MSRQYDKLALLAGMVSMLFSTPAFAQKSEASAIALQPYSEIPLGAIKPKGWLKDQLVIMKNGATGHLDEVHAKIQKDNGWLGGKGDGWEETPYWLDGAVPLAYLLDDKILKDKVLTYINWTIDNQRPSGYFGPVTKDEREKKIQITAENCASGEDWWPKMVMLKVIKQYYQATNDPRVVPFMTRYFRYQSTAIKNCPLGKWTEWAQSRGADNVMMAQWLYGITKDPSLLELASLIESQAFPWSDLLGNRDWVINAATQQNNDKWMQRHAVNVGMALKSPAVNYQRTKDKKYLTYLKTGFTDLMTLHGLPMGIFSGDEDLHGNAPTQGVELCAIAEAMYSLEEIIAITGDIQYMDALERMTFNALPTQTTDDYNAKQYFQIANQVQISRGVFDFSLPFDREMNNVLGMKSGYTCCLANMHQSWTKFASHLWYGTADGGLAALAYSPNEIKAKVGQGGTEVTINEVTNYPFEGNVTFELSTSKEVAFPFQLRIPSWCTEAVIALNGKELRREKGGQIVTISRTWKNMDKLTLELPMEVATSNWGKNSRTIERGPLVYALKLEERWEKGTQKEEGDYFSVFPKSDWNYGLLQDIVKDPKANLSVKVVKPVSENFVWNLAHAPIEITASAKKIPNWKIVDGVARQPVSDREGIYKGEVKQEVEKITLVPYGFTKVRIVAFPVVK, from the coding sequence ATGTCCCGACAATATGATAAGCTTGCATTGCTGGCTGGAATGGTCTCAATGCTTTTTTCGACACCAGCTTTTGCCCAGAAAAGCGAGGCTTCCGCCATTGCTTTACAACCTTATTCTGAAATCCCGCTCGGCGCGATCAAACCGAAAGGCTGGCTGAAAGATCAGCTCGTGATCATGAAAAACGGGGCAACCGGGCATTTGGATGAGGTTCATGCTAAAATTCAGAAGGACAATGGCTGGCTCGGCGGAAAAGGCGACGGCTGGGAAGAAACACCATACTGGCTCGACGGTGCAGTACCACTTGCCTATTTGCTTGATGACAAAATCTTGAAAGATAAGGTATTAACGTACATCAACTGGACAATCGATAACCAACGCCCCTCAGGCTATTTCGGGCCGGTTACCAAAGATGAGCGGGAAAAGAAAATACAGATTACCGCTGAAAATTGTGCGTCGGGGGAAGATTGGTGGCCGAAAATGGTCATGCTCAAAGTGATAAAGCAATATTACCAGGCTACGAATGATCCGCGCGTGGTGCCGTTTATGACCAGGTATTTCAGATATCAGTCGACCGCGATTAAAAACTGTCCGCTCGGAAAATGGACAGAGTGGGCCCAATCGCGCGGGGCCGACAATGTAATGATGGCGCAGTGGCTGTACGGCATTACCAAAGACCCGTCGCTGCTGGAACTCGCTTCACTGATCGAATCGCAGGCATTTCCATGGAGCGATCTGCTCGGTAACCGCGACTGGGTGATCAATGCAGCCACACAGCAGAATAATGACAAATGGATGCAGCGGCACGCTGTAAATGTCGGAATGGCGCTAAAATCCCCTGCGGTTAATTATCAGCGGACAAAGGACAAGAAATACCTTACCTATCTCAAAACCGGCTTCACCGATCTGATGACCCTGCACGGCCTGCCGATGGGGATTTTTTCAGGAGACGAAGACCTGCACGGAAATGCTCCTACCCAGGGTGTTGAGCTTTGTGCGATTGCCGAGGCAATGTATTCACTGGAAGAAATTATCGCCATCACGGGGGATATTCAGTATATGGATGCATTGGAGCGCATGACTTTCAATGCATTGCCAACGCAAACTACCGACGACTATAACGCAAAACAGTATTTCCAGATCGCGAACCAGGTGCAGATCAGTCGGGGCGTTTTTGATTTTTCGCTGCCGTTTGACCGGGAGATGAATAATGTTCTGGGTATGAAAAGTGGCTACACGTGCTGTTTGGCCAATATGCATCAAAGCTGGACCAAGTTTGCAAGCCACCTCTGGTACGGAACTGCGGATGGCGGTCTGGCCGCATTGGCTTACAGCCCGAACGAAATCAAGGCGAAAGTAGGGCAGGGCGGCACCGAAGTGACGATTAATGAAGTGACTAATTATCCGTTTGAGGGCAATGTTACTTTTGAGCTGTCAACATCCAAAGAGGTTGCCTTCCCGTTTCAGCTGCGTATTCCTTCCTGGTGTACTGAGGCGGTGATTGCATTGAATGGAAAGGAGTTAAGGAGAGAAAAAGGTGGGCAGATCGTGACGATCAGCAGGACGTGGAAGAATATGGACAAGCTCACTCTGGAATTGCCAATGGAAGTTGCTACCTCCAATTGGGGCAAAAATTCCAGGACAATCGAGCGCGGCCCATTGGTATATGCATTGAAACTGGAAGAGCGGTGGGAGAAAGGCACTCAGAAAGAGGAAGGGGACTATTTCAGCGTTTTTCCTAAATCGGATTGGAACTACGGACTGTTGCAGGATATTGTAAAAGATCCCAAGGCAAACTTGTCGGTGAAGGTGGTCAAGCCCGTTTCAGAAAACTTCGTCTGGAACCTGGCACATGCTCCTATCGAAATTACAGCTTCGGCAAAGAAAATCCCGAACTGGAAGATCGTCGACGGGGTCGCGAGACAGCCAGTTTCTGACCGCGAAGGAATTTATAAAGGAGAAGTGAAACAAGAAGTCGAAAAGATTACCCTCGTGCCTTATGGTTTCACAAAAGTGAGGATTGTCGCTTTTCCAGTGGTTAAATGA
- a CDS encoding PhoX family protein, with amino-acid sequence MNFTLTKKISASALILGAMTFSGCSLKDHGDVPVDSSKLIDRSVNPSLIKSLSGFEDLKITTLISSDDKLADSPDFIYGAQPDGGAFMKNPNGEGFVMINNHEILFSVSRVFLDKELKPVKGEYIVDAEGGQWRLCSATMATPEEHGFGPVFLTAGETNSESMTHAIDPFAPADKKNKTRTVAAFGKWNAENAVPLPKDAFPGKTVIIIGEDDTNGQLVAYVSDVVGDLNNGKLYALRRTNQESVETDMVQGQTYDVEFVPFDNVKTSTGTELQAQTVDKKMIQFARVEDIDYVKGGNGAGREIYFTATGVSQADKVTPVAGKNMWGRVYHLKFDATNPLKGKLNIIMDGADKPGSFIVNPDNICVTKNYVYVQEDGDSFYKDNDHDGTIWQYNIATKQSKAMLRMNHRRDEPAFNAKYNSVGNNSLSTWEYGAMIDISDVTGIPETFMINIHPHTWQDEKYKGADGSGISTNKEGGQTVIVRGIKQ; translated from the coding sequence ATGAACTTTACTTTAACCAAAAAAATCAGCGCCTCGGCATTGATCCTTGGCGCAATGACGTTTTCAGGGTGCAGCCTGAAAGACCACGGCGACGTGCCTGTCGATTCTTCCAAACTTATCGACCGTTCTGTTAACCCTTCGCTCATCAAATCGCTTTCCGGCTTTGAAGACCTGAAAATCACAACGCTGATCAGCTCCGACGACAAGCTTGCCGATTCACCCGATTTCATTTACGGCGCCCAGCCCGATGGTGGTGCTTTTATGAAAAATCCGAATGGGGAAGGATTTGTGATGATCAACAACCACGAGATCCTGTTCTCAGTGTCGCGTGTTTTTCTGGACAAAGAGCTGAAACCCGTAAAAGGCGAATATATTGTGGATGCAGAAGGCGGACAATGGCGTCTTTGCTCGGCTACAATGGCAACGCCGGAGGAACACGGTTTCGGGCCTGTTTTCCTGACAGCGGGTGAGACCAATTCTGAATCGATGACGCACGCGATCGATCCTTTTGCCCCGGCAGACAAAAAGAACAAAACCAGGACGGTTGCAGCTTTCGGTAAATGGAATGCTGAGAATGCAGTACCGCTTCCGAAAGACGCTTTCCCAGGTAAAACAGTAATCATCATCGGTGAAGACGACACAAACGGGCAGCTGGTAGCCTACGTTTCCGACGTAGTGGGCGACCTCAACAATGGAAAATTGTACGCATTGCGCCGCACCAACCAGGAAAGTGTGGAGACGGATATGGTACAAGGACAGACTTACGACGTCGAGTTTGTGCCTTTCGACAATGTCAAAACAAGCACCGGTACAGAATTGCAAGCCCAGACTGTGGACAAGAAAATGATCCAGTTTGCACGGGTAGAGGATATTGATTACGTAAAAGGCGGCAATGGCGCAGGAAGAGAGATTTATTTTACTGCTACGGGTGTAAGCCAGGCGGATAAAGTAACCCCGGTAGCCGGCAAAAACATGTGGGGCCGCGTGTATCATCTGAAATTTGACGCGACAAACCCACTGAAAGGCAAGCTGAACATTATCATGGACGGAGCCGATAAGCCGGGCAGCTTTATCGTGAATCCTGACAACATTTGCGTAACCAAAAACTACGTTTACGTGCAGGAAGACGGCGATTCTTTTTACAAAGATAACGACCACGACGGAACGATCTGGCAGTACAATATTGCTACGAAACAATCGAAGGCAATGCTGCGCATGAACCACAGACGCGACGAGCCTGCATTCAACGCGAAGTACAATTCGGTTGGAAACAACTCGCTGAGCACCTGGGAATATGGTGCTATGATCGATATTTCGGATGTAACAGGCATTCCCGAAACTTTTATGATCAACATCCACCCGCACACCTGGCAGGATGAAAAGTACAAAGGCGCGGATGGAAGCGGCATTTCTACCAATAAGGAAGGCGGCCAGACTGTGATCGTGAGAGGGATTAAACAATAA